The DNA segment AACCAGTCTCTGGGAATTGATTACACTACTTACCCGTCTGCAAAGACATTCATTCTGGGAGCAACTGTTAAATTTTAATTAAGCTAAAAAATTATGAAATCTAAATTTTTAACGATCAATAAAATCATTTTATCCGTTGCTGTATTGGCCTTAACAGGCTGTACCAATCTGGATGAAAAAGTAATCGATGAGGTACTGGGTGCTGAAGTGGCAGATCCGGAAGCAGCTCTTGCTGCAGCGTATAGCCAGCTTGGGGAGGGAACTTTTGTAGATCACGGAAGTGTTTTTGCTTTGCAGGAATACTCTACGGATGAGGCGCTCTTACCAACGAGAGGAAGCGACTGGGGAGACGGCGGGAAATGGAGAGCCATGCATGAATTTACCTGGGATGCCAACAGTGATGTGGTAAAAACAACCTGGAACCAGCTGAATTTCGGAATTACAAAATCTTTAACCGCCATCTCAAGTGCCAATAAAAGTACGGGAAGCAATAAGACATTATTTTTAGCTGAAGCAAAAGGGTTATTAGCATTTTATACTTATACCACGATTGATTTATTCGGGCAGGCTCCTTACCGAGATCCGGACAATATCAACGCGCCGATCCAGATCAGAAAAGCAGATACAACCATCGATGAGCTGATTAAAGAAGTGGAAGGACTTATTCCTAATTTAGCGGATATTAAAACCCAGAATACCCATGCAGGAAGATTCACGAAACAGGCGGCTTATGCTCTTTTGGCAGATATGTACCTGAACAGGGCAGTTCTTAAGAATAAAACTGCAAGTTCCTTCAACTTCACGGAACAGGCTGTAAATGGGGGAGGGACGGATATGGATAAAGTAATTCAGTATTCTAATTTGTTGATTAATAATTCGTTGTTCAGCTTAGAGTCCAATTATTTCCACAATTTCGATATCAATAATGACAACAGTAAAGAAATGATTTTCTCAGTCGTTCAGAAGAAATTTGCAGGCTCTGATAAAGGTTCTGATAATGATCTTGCTTATATGTCGATGGAAAGAATTCAAAAGCCATCTCCGGATAACAGAGGAACCAATGCTTCTTGTATAACTCCTGAATTTTATTACTCGTGGAACGGAAATCACGATGACCCGCGCTTTCAGAGATCATACCAGTACGAAGACGGAACCTGGTTCCGAAATGACGGTACCGATGTGAGCGTGCCTTCTACAAGCAAAGTGGAAGGAACCGGAAAACCGTGGTTTCATTTCAACAGAGGTCTGCAGGTTGGGCAACAGTATGGTCCTAAAATTCTTTCAAATGGTAATTTTGATATGACTTCAGACGGAAGAATTAAAGTGTACAAATTATTCACAGAAAAAAATACGACACTAGCAGCTGATTTTACTCCTGAGCTGAATTTTGACAACCCTTCGGAGGCCGTATTTACGCAGGCACAGATCAACAGAGGGGTAAGAAATTTCAAGTTTGAATTTGATCCCGGGTACGGAAACAACGGAACGAGTGGGATGGATGTACCTTTGTACAGACTGGGAACCATCTATATGATGAGGGCGGAAGCGTATTTCAGAAGCGGAAATATAACGGCAGCATTGGCAGATGTCAATATACTGAGAACAAGCAGAACGAATGACGCTTTAAAGAACAATGCTCCGGGTATTGCTCTAACTACTCTTGATGCGAATACATTATTCAGAGAATCAGGATTTGAGCTTTACTGGGAAATGTACCGAAGAAAAGCCATGATCAGGTTCGGGAAATTTGATCTTGCCGGAACAGCAAAACCTGCATCCCAGCCTTACAGAAGAATTTTCCCGATTCCTCAGGCAACTATTGACGCCTCAAAAGATTTTACACAAAATCCTGGATATTAATATACTCATAGACTTACCATTAATTATTATTAGAAAAGCGAAGAGAACAGTTTCTCTTCGCTTTATTTTTTTAATCTTTTAAACCTTCAAGGTTTGATTTTATTTATTACTCTGTGTTCAGCATTCCCAATTCACCGAAATGCTTTTTGAATTTCTGGATTTTAGGACCTACCACGGCGCTGCAGTAAGGCTGTGTGGGATTTTCATTGTAATATCCCTGATGGTATTGTTCTGCCGGCCAGAATTTCTCGAATTTCGTCAATTCCGTAACATAGGTTCCCTGCCATCTTCCGGACTGTTTAGATTTTTCAATAGCTTCTTCGGCTTTTGCTTTTTCGGCGTCGTCTTTATAATAGATTACCGAACGGTATTGGGTACCGATATCATTACCCTGTCTGTTCAGCTGTGTAGGATCGTGAAGGAAAAAGAAGACATCCATTAACTGTTCATAGGAAATAATGGAAGGGTCATAGGTAATCTGTACTACCTCAGCATGCCCTGTCTCTCCCGTACATACTTCTTCATAAGTGGGATTGTCTTTATGTCCTCCTGAATACCCTGAAATAGCAGACTGCACGCCTTTCAGCATGTTAAAACAGCTTTCCACACACCAGAAACATCCGCCACCGAAAGTAATTTGCTCTAAATTAATGTTATTCATTGTAAGTTGATTATTGTATTTGAATATTTTCTCGTTAAAGAATAATGGAGAAAAAACTAATCAAAAATAAGGAAAAGTTTTTCAATTTTTGCGTCATCATCCGATTCAAATCTAAATGATGATGATAGATCAGACAAATTATTTTTTGCAGCAAGTAAGAATAATTGACTTTAAGATTAAAACGTTCTTTTAAGCATATAAAACAGTAAAACTATGAATTTCTAAAACAAAAGTCTGCTAAATCAGCGTGATTTTATTTGACGCAAAGAATTTATTTTCACAGCATATTATTTCGGGAAGACAAAGAAGTATCAGCAAGCTGATTGATGAAGCTGACGCTCGCTTCGCGCAGCAATTTATTGCCTTTGTCTTCTAAAATCAGCGAGACAGCAATTTATCTTTGCGTGAAAATATTTATCAATAAAAAAGCACCCTTAAAAAGGATGCTCATGTTTATGTATACGTTCAATTTATTTCTCCCAAACCAAAGCACTTGCTCCCAGAATAGCAGCATCTGCCTCATCAAGTTCACTGAAAACCAGTTTCACTTTATTTCTGAAAATAGGAAGTAAATTTCTTTCCATATGAAGTTTTGTAGGTTTTAAAATAAAATCACCCGCTTTGATCACTCCGCCAAAAAGAAGAATGGCTTCAGGAGACGAAAACATCACGAAATTAGCCAAGGCTTCGCCCAATTTCTGCCCGGTGTACCGGAAGACCTCAATGGAAATCGGGTCACCTTTCAATGCGCATTCGTGTACGGTTTTAGAATTTATGGATTCTTCAGGATATTGATTGAGCAGAGACTCCGGAAACTCAGCACGCATTTTTTTTGCAGTAATGGCAATTCCTGTAGCAGAGGCATACGCTTCAAGGCTTCCTTCGGAACCTGTGCTCCAGTGTTTTCTTCCGCCAGGTTTTACAATGGTATGTCCAAGCTCTCCGGCAAATCCGTCATGTCCGTAGATAAGCTTACCGCCTGCAACGATGCCGCTTCCTACACCTGTTCCAAGAGTGATCATAATGAAATCCTTCATTCCCCTTGCTGCCCCGAAAAGCATTTCTCCGATGGCTGCAGCATTGGCATCATTGGTTATGGTACAGGGCAGTCCGAATTTGGCTTTCATCAGTTCCGCAAAAGGAATAATTCCTTTCCAGGGAAGGTTCGGGGCCTGCTCTATGGTTCCTGTATAGTAGTTGGCATTTGGAGCTCCTACTCCTATCCCATCAAAATTTTTCTCTTTTCCGTGGCTTTCAATCAAAGGATGAACAGCCTCGTATAAAGCATCAATATATTCTTCTACGGTAGGATAGGCATCGGTCCGGATATTTCCTTTTTCCAAAACCTCACCTCTGTGGTTTACCACTCCAAATTTTGTATTTGTTCCGCCAATATCAATTCCCAGCGCAACATGTTTTGACAAATCTACTAATGACATTTCTATTCTTAATAATTCTAAAAGGCTAAAATTATAAAAAAGATATTATTATTAGACGATTAAGCAGCATTTTATTTAAAAAAAATATTATGTTGTTTTTACCTTTTTCTTTTTTCTTCTTCCCCACCATATCATAAAGCCTGTTACTGGTAATGAAGCACATATGAGACTTACGATAAAAGCGATGATCTTGGTTGGGAGTCCCAGAATAGATCCTACGTGAATATCATAATTGGCGCCCACCGCTTTTTCACCAAAATTTTTATCTTTCATATCGTGGGTATGAAGCAATTCTCCTGAATTTTCATCGAAAATGAGGCTGCTGCTTTTATGATAAGAGTAGGATAAATGTTTCACGTAGACTTCAAAATTCGGGTGTTCATGATCGTCCATATGCTCATGGCCGAGATCAATGGAGAACCCGTAAGAATCCGGGTATTTTGCTTTAACGGTATTACTGATCTTATCTAAAGTTCCTTCCGTTCTCATTTCAATCGGAGCTTTGGTTTTAATGGAAGAAAAATCAGGATAAGCAGTTTCACCTCCGGAAAAAATAAAATAGATCGCAGCCTGAACGACAAAGAAAGCATAAAATAACCCGGTTATGGAAAAGATCAGCGCAAAGATCGAAGCATAAAAACCAAGAACATTATGAAGATCGTAGTTTTTTCTTTTCCAGCCTTTTACGTTTTGCCATTTAAAAGAAAAACGCTGTTTTCTGGCGGCTTTATTTTTCGGCCACCAAAGGATGATGCCTGAAATGAGCATGATAATGAATATGATCACGGGAATGCCCACCAGATACGTTCCCCAGGACTGTTTCAGAAGATAGCTCCAGTGAATCATTTTTACAATCTGGAAAAATCCGTTTTTCTCGTCGTAAGTACCCAAGACTTTTCCATTATAAGGATTTACATATGCTACTTTATAGATCGGAAATTCATCAAAATAATTCCAGCCTTTGGGATCGTGTTCGTACCAGTAAAAGAGATAAGACATCTTTTTATCAATCGGAATATTTACCCAATGAACAGGATATTTTTCTTTTACCTGTTCTACAACGGCTTTTTCCAGAACACGGATCGGGAGAACCTGTTTCTGATCAATTTGTTGCTCATTATGATAAATTACTTCTTTGCGGGTGAAATTTTCAATTTCATCTTTAAAAACGTATAATGCTCCGGTAATCGAGATAATGAAGATCAGAAAACCGATGCCTAATCCAAGCCACAAATGCAGCTTGCCGATCCATTTTTTAAAAGTGCTTGGTTTTTTTTTATGGTGATGTTTTTTCCTCATATTCATCCTAATTGCCGCAAAGATAATATTTAATTTTTATTTAGAATATTTACAATTAAGGATTTTCATCAGGTTTTTTTAATTTTAAATGTAAATTAGAAAGCGCTTCAATTACTAGTGAAACGCTTTATTTTAATTTAAATCGGAATTAATTTAAAATTTATATTCGATGATGAATGTGCCCCTCATTCCCAATGCATTGGTAAAATCACTGTCCCGGGCCGCCCACCATGCAATTGCCGGCTGATACATTTTGTTAAAAAGATTTTCAATTCCTAATGACAGTTTCCAGTTTTTGTTGAGATCGTAGCTGGATTTAAAATTGAATACTGTATAAGCAGGAACTTTTCCTTCACCATATACAAAAAGTCCGGTTTTAACATTTGGCTGAAATCTGTCTTGCTCGAACGCGTGAAGCATATCCAGTCCTATAGATAATTTATCAACGGGTCTTGCCTGAATATAGGCTAAAACTTTAGGCGCGGAAATTCTGCTGTTATTGATCCTGGTAGAGTAGTCGCCGTCATCTTTAGGTGAGGTAATACCTTCCATCCAGCTGTAGCTTCCCCCGAAACTGATCCATTGTGTGGGAGAAAAATGCAGAAATCCTTCCACTCCGTACACTACTTCAGGAGCTCTCTGAATTGTCAATGCACGATCCGGACTTTGTATGAAAGTCGCTCCCAATTTTGAAGTACTTACGTAAGACGTGAGTTCATAATTGAGCCATTTGGTGATTTGTCCTGTTGCCCCAAATTCATAATTGTTAACAATAATCGGTTTTGTTTCCAGATTATTGATCGTTTCTGAAGTTGAGGTCCTTAAAATTCTTCCCAATTCATTAATAGAATATGCCTGAGAAAAGCTCCCGAAAATATTGATTGCCTGATTGATATTATAACGAATTCCCACATTTCCTACTACCGCATTGTATTCAAGATCTCCTCCTTTTACAAAGATGCTTTGGGTGAATGTTCCGTCATTTTTAATGGTTGACAAGGTATTGAAATCACCAACTTTTACTCTGATGTTTTCATAACGGAGTCCTCCTTTAATGGTTAATTTTTTCATGAGATCAATTTTAACCAACATAAAAGGGGCAATATTTGTCATATTCATATCCGGCGTCCAGTAACGGCCGTCTTCCAGTTTCTGAACGGTCTGGTCATTCAGGATATCAACCCCGTAAATCATTTCAGCTTGTGAATTACGCGTATTCCAGAGTTGGGTGTCAAAATTGGCTCTGGCGCCGTATTTTTTTGAAATTACATTCGATTGTCCGCCATTGAAGAAGGTATCGCTGTATCCGTATACCGTTCTGAAATCCTGAAGATAAAGATTTACATTTAATGAAGTTCCCTGCCAGATTCTTTTATTGTCGTAGCTTAATTTCAGATTGTGATTTCTGGGCGTTCCCTGCGGTGTGGTTTCCAATCCTTTTCCCTGGCCTTCTCCAATCGTCGGGATCAATCCGTATTTTCCGGTTTTAAGGCCTAAATTAAGATCAGATTTGGAGGCATATCCGATATAGGAGGCTTCAATTCTGTTATTTTCATTCAAATTGTATCCCAGCTTCAGCATTCCGTTGTAATTATCCATTTTTGCGGTGCTGTAGGTTGGGCTGAGGTTTATTCCATCTGCATCCTTCATGTATCCCGCTCTTTCATAAGCGAAAGATGCTACATAGTCGAAATTTTTGGTAATTTTTCCTGATAAAAGCTGGCTCGCTCTGAATCCTAATGTTCCACCGTATGGCTGACCCGTAATACCTGCCTGGGAAATTCCTGAGATTTTCTTTTCTCCACTGCTTTTTCTCGTGATGTAATTAATGATACCGCCGTCTGCACCGTTCCCGTAAATGGATGAAGCACCTTTGATCACTTCTATTCTTTCAATAACGGAAGGATCAATCACTCTGAGGTCTCTTGCGCCGTTTCGAAGTGGGGTAGACTGCGGAATACCATCAATCAGCACCAAAACCTGGCGTCCTCTTAACGTTTGTCCGGTATTGGAGGTTTGCCCGGAACTCGTTGCCAGACTCGGGACGGTATATTGTAAAATGCTTGTAACATCTGAATTTACCGTTAATTGTGACTGGATCTGCTTTTGATTGACAATCGTTACAGACCCCGGAATTTCCTTAATATTTTCCTTTTTCCTCGACGCAGTCATTACAACTTCATCCACATCTTTTACCCGTAATGTGTCGCTGTGCTGAGCAAAAATCGTTGCAGAGGCTAAACCAGCAGCTGCTAAAATGGTTTTTTTCATGATAATTTTCTAATTCCTTTTTTCTTTCTTTTACCCCACCATATTAAAAAGCCTGTTACAGGCAATGACGTGCATATAAGACCTGTAATAAACCAGATTATTTTTCCGAAAATCCCAAAATAAGATCCTGCATGGATGTCATAATTGGCATTGGCGTATTTTTCGGCGGTGGTTAATTGTTGGTGCGGTTTGTTCATCAATAATTTTCCAGAATATTTGTCAAAAACAAGCTGGCTCCGAATGGCAAATTTGCCGTCTTCACCATATACGGTAACCGGAATATTTTTCAGATCTTTTCCTTTTTTATTTTTTCCGTTCAGCGGAATTCTAAAGCTTGATGAAGACACATATAATTCTTTTGTTTCCTTTGCGGTAAGGTCGAAAACAGATTTTTTAGCTGATAATAATGAGTCGGGAGATTTAATTTCTTTTTCTTTCGGCAGCTCTGCTGATCCTGATAGTGCAAAATGGAAAGCATTTTTAACCCAGGGGAATGAAAAATAAATACCGGATAAACTTAATATCAAAGCAATGAATGAAGCGTAAAATCCTAAAATATTATGAAGATCGTAGTTCTTCCTTTTCCATGTGGTAATGTTTTTCCAGCTAAACCGGAACCGGCCTTTTCTTGCAGTCTTATTTTTTGGCCACCAAAGAATGATTCCTGTAATGAGCATCATAATGAAGAGCACAACAGGAATTCCTACAACATATTTTCCCAAGTCTGTTTTTAATAATAAACTCCAGTGAATGGATTTCAAAATTGGAAATATGTCATATTTTTCATCATATACACCAAGAATTTCTCCATTATAAGGATTAACATATACCACTGTATTAATTTTCACCTCATCGAAATAATTCCAGGCTTTTTTATCTTTTTCGTAGTATAAAAATTCGTAAGATTTGTTTTTGTCTAAAGGAATTTCAACAGAACTGATCGGAAGCTTTTCATTAATTTCCAAAGAAACTTTTTCCTTCAGAGTTTCAATTGAAAGGGGTTGATGCGTAATCGTTTTAGCTTCCACATAAATAACATCTTTTCTAAGTACGCCCTGAATTTCGTCCTTGAAAACATACAGAGACCCTGACAGTGAAACAATAAAAACAATAATCCCAACGGCCAAGCCGAACCACAAGTGCAGTTTGGCAGACCATTTTTTTATAAATGAAGGTTTCTTTTTATGGTGATGTCGCTTCCTCATAGTAAAAAGTTAACCTTTTGAGGGGTTAACTTTTAATTATTTAAAATTTGTATCCTACTGAAAGTCTGAAGTTTCTCGGAGCTTCTGCCTGATAATAGTAATATGCTCCGTAAGGTGATCCTGAATAAAGGAACCTGTTAAATACATTGAATACATTCAGTCCCACTCTGAATTTGGTATTTTCCCAAGATAAGCCGGCATCGAACTTCAGATAATCATCCATATCTTTCTGATCTCCGGAGCTTGCCCAGTTCCAGCTGCTTCTGTCGGCAAGGTATGTTCCTCCGAATGAAAGTCCGAATCCTTCCAATGCACCTGTTGTAAATGTATAATTCAGCCATCCGTTTGCCGTATGTTTAGCATAACCAGGCACTCTCATTCCTACAGGGTTATTTACCGGATCGTTTGATTCGGTCACTTTGTTTTCTGTGAATGCATAATTGATAATAGCATTAAATCCTCTTGTAATTTCTCCTTTCAGATCAAATTCGATTCCCTGTACACGTGTTTTACCAAGGTCGATCACAAAGTTTTCCAGGGCGCTGTTAGCAGGATCATTTACAGTAGCATTTCTTTTGATGATGTTATATAACGATAAAGTTGTATTCCATTTTCCGTTAAACCAGTCTCTTTTTACACCTACTTCCATATTGTTTCCGGTAATAGGTTTGGGTATACCTCCTGTTCTGAAGAATCCGGCCTGTGGTACGAATGACTGATCGTACAAACCGTATACAGAGGTATTTTCGTTAATAGAATAGCTTATTCCCACACGCGGTGTTATTTTATCTGCTTCTGCGTTGGTTCCGTATGAGTTTTCCTTAACATTTGTATATCTCGCTGCAAGGGTCAGTCTTAGAGCATCATTGAAAAAGCCTAATTCATCCTGAACATATAATCCGGTATAGTTTTGTTCGATAGTGCCGTAAGGAGTAGCTCTGCTTTGCAATGAGGTACTGGTGTCAAATTGAGCATATCCGTTTGCCGGAGGAGTATATGTTGTTGAATTTACATTGAAAGGATTGGCATCTGTATCCAGATTATGAGATTGATTCCAGTCTGCCATATATTTTTTTGAGCCTAAATCCAGTCCTGTTAATATTTTATGAGAAACCGCCCCTGTTTTTACATAACCGTTTAAGAAAACCTGTCCGAATTTCATTACATTGCTTGCTTCCCAGAAATAAAGAGTTCTGATCATATCACCATTTGGTAAAAATTTGGATGGCCAGATATCGCTTCCTAAGGTATATTCGTTAACGTAGGTAAGCTGGGAGGTCAGTTTCCAGTTTTCATTGAATTTATGCTGAAGATTAACATTTACGGTATTATTATCTACATTAGTAGGATCAATTCCGGGATCTGTCATTGTATATTCTACAGGTTTGGTAGCATACCCTTCGTAGCTGAAAACATATGCAGAACCTACTTCAGACATTTTTGCCTTCTGATAAATATATTCTGCCGTTAAGGTTGTTTTATCTGTTAGATTTACTTTTAAAGACGGATTGATAATGTATCTGTCGTTGAATTCATAATCTCTGAAGCTTTTTTTATTCTGAGCCATGAGATTCAGTCTGAAGGCAACTTTATCTGTAATTTTTGTGTCAATATCCGTTTCACCTCTGTACATATTGAAGCTTCCTAAAGTTACTCTTGCGGAACCATTCAAAGATTGTCCTGTCGGCTTTTTGGTTACAATATTGTAAATACCGCTTGGTTCACCGTTTGACATTAGGAAACCGGATGGACCTTTTATAAATTCGATATGATCTACATAACTCATATCTTCACTTAGCGGCCCCCAGTTTGAAGTAACGTTTACTCCGTTCATAAAAGCTGCAGCTCTGGAACCCCTCATGTTTACTCTGGTATACATGTCTCCCCAGTGTTCTAATCTCTGTGCCCCTGCAACGTTTCTTAAAACACCGTCGCTTAATGTTGTCACCTGCTGATCTTCTAATGCTCTGTTGGTAATGATAGATACATTCTGAGGAATTTTAATCAACTCTTCGTCCAAACGCATAGAAGAAGATCCTTCTTTTTCTACATATTTTTTGTAATATTTTCCATTTACAACAACTTCCTCAATATCATTCGACTTAATCGTATCGTTCTCCTGAGCAAAAGTTAGCATAGAACCTAACATCGACGCACAGATCAGCATATTTTTCATGAAATTCAAATTTCCTGCAAATATATTGTTTTTAATTATTCTAAATAAATAATTGACTTGATATTTGTCATAAAATTAATATACGGTAATAATGCAAAGCCGCTCCAGAACTATCTGGAGCGGCTTTGTATTATTTCGAAACTACTATTCTTATGCCGGAATTTCTCCTTTATACAAGAATGAAATAATTTCTTTATTCAATTTGTCGATCATTTCACTGAATAAGTGGAAAGATTCCTGTTTGTAGATTACCAGTGGATCTTTCTGCTCATAAACAGCACCCTGCGAAGATCTTCTTAAATCGTCCATTTCACGAAGGTGAAGTTTCCAGTTTTCATCAATGATAGATAAAGTGATGTTCTTTTCAAAATCGTTGATTAAGCTGTCGCATTGCGTTTCAAAAGCTTCTTTCAGATCGGTAACAATAGTCATTGTTTTGTGACCATCTGTGAATGGAACCTGGATCATTTTAAACATTGACCCCTGGTTTTGATACACATTTTCAATAATCGGGAAAGATTTTTCTTTCAGTAAATTCAGCTTCATCTGATAATCTTCCTGAGCAGCCTTGAACAGAATATTCGTAAGATCCTGAATGGTTTTGCTCTTGAAATCATTTTCAGAAACCGGAGATTCCATCGTAAATGTTTTGATGATCTCGTATTCAAAATCTTTATAATTTCCTGATGCTTTTCCTTTAGCAACAATTGAATTGGAAACATCGAAAATCATATTCGTAATATCATACTTCAAATGGTCTCCGAACAAAGCGTTCTTTCTTCTCTTGTAGATAACGTCACGCTGTTTGTTCATTACATCATCATATTCAAGAAGTCTTTTTCTTGTTCCGAAGTTGTTTTCCTCTACTTTTTTCTGAGCTCTTTCGATAGATTTAGAGATCATGGAATGCTGAATCACTTCACCTTCTTTATGACCCATTCTGTCCATCATTTTAGCAATTCTTTCAGAACCGAAAAGACGCATTAAGTTATCTTCAAGAGATACATAGAACTGAGAACTTCCCGGGTCTCCCTGACGTCCTGCTCTACCTCTCAGCTGTCTGTCAACACGTCTTGAATCGTGTCTTTCTGTACCAATAATGGCCAAACCACCGGCTTCTTTTACTTCTTTACTCAGCTTAATATCCGTACCACGACCGGCCATGTTGGTAGCGATAGTTACCACACCCGGCTGTCCTGCTCCTGCAACAATTTCCGCTTCTTTTTTGTGAAGTTTCGCGTTAAGAACCTGGTGATTAATTTTTCTTAATTGAAGTGCTTTTGAAAGCAACTGAGAAATTTCAACTGAAGTTGTACCTACTAGAACAGGTCTTCCTGCAGCTGTTAGTTTTTCAACTTCTTCAATTACAGCATTATATTTTTCACGGTTGGTCTTGTAAACCAAATCCTGTTTGTCATTTCTTAAAATAGGACGGTTGGTAGGAATTACCACAACGTCTAATTTGTAAATTTCCCAAAGCTCACCGGCTTCCGTTTCAGCAGTACCTGTCATTCCCGCAAGTTTGTTGTACATACGGAAATAATTCTGAAGGGTAATGGTCGCAAAAGTTTGGGTAGCTGCTTCGATTTTTACACTTTCTTTCGCTTCAATTGCCTGGTGAAGACCGTCTGAATAACGTCTTCCTTCCATAATACGGCCTGTCTGCTCATCAACGATTTTTACTTCACCGTCAATCACCACATACTCATCATCTTTTTCAAATAAAGTATAGGCTTTAAGCAACTGGCTCATGGTATGAACTCTTTCAGACTTTTCGGCAAATTCGGAGAAAAGTTTTTCTTTAGCCTCAAATTCTTCTTCTTTCGAAAGATTTTTAGCTTCCAGTTCTGCAATTTCAGTTCCGATGTCAGGAAGAACGAAGAAGTTCGGATCAGAATTCCCTTGGGACATATACTCAAC comes from the Chryseobacterium nepalense genome and includes:
- a CDS encoding RagB/SusD family nutrient uptake outer membrane protein, producing the protein MKSKFLTINKIILSVAVLALTGCTNLDEKVIDEVLGAEVADPEAALAAAYSQLGEGTFVDHGSVFALQEYSTDEALLPTRGSDWGDGGKWRAMHEFTWDANSDVVKTTWNQLNFGITKSLTAISSANKSTGSNKTLFLAEAKGLLAFYTYTTIDLFGQAPYRDPDNINAPIQIRKADTTIDELIKEVEGLIPNLADIKTQNTHAGRFTKQAAYALLADMYLNRAVLKNKTASSFNFTEQAVNGGGTDMDKVIQYSNLLINNSLFSLESNYFHNFDINNDNSKEMIFSVVQKKFAGSDKGSDNDLAYMSMERIQKPSPDNRGTNASCITPEFYYSWNGNHDDPRFQRSYQYEDGTWFRNDGTDVSVPSTSKVEGTGKPWFHFNRGLQVGQQYGPKILSNGNFDMTSDGRIKVYKLFTEKNTTLAADFTPELNFDNPSEAVFTQAQINRGVRNFKFEFDPGYGNNGTSGMDVPLYRLGTIYMMRAEAYFRSGNITAALADVNILRTSRTNDALKNNAPGIALTTLDANTLFRESGFELYWEMYRRKAMIRFGKFDLAGTAKPASQPYRRIFPIPQATIDASKDFTQNPGY
- the msrA gene encoding peptide-methionine (S)-S-oxide reductase MsrA, translating into MNNINLEQITFGGGCFWCVESCFNMLKGVQSAISGYSGGHKDNPTYEEVCTGETGHAEVVQITYDPSIISYEQLMDVFFFLHDPTQLNRQGNDIGTQYRSVIYYKDDAEKAKAEEAIEKSKQSGRWQGTYVTELTKFEKFWPAEQYHQGYYNENPTQPYCSAVVGPKIQKFKKHFGELGMLNTE
- a CDS encoding ROK family protein translates to MSLVDLSKHVALGIDIGGTNTKFGVVNHRGEVLEKGNIRTDAYPTVEEYIDALYEAVHPLIESHGKEKNFDGIGVGAPNANYYTGTIEQAPNLPWKGIIPFAELMKAKFGLPCTITNDANAAAIGEMLFGAARGMKDFIMITLGTGVGSGIVAGGKLIYGHDGFAGELGHTIVKPGGRKHWSTGSEGSLEAYASATGIAITAKKMRAEFPESLLNQYPEESINSKTVHECALKGDPISIEVFRYTGQKLGEALANFVMFSSPEAILLFGGVIKAGDFILKPTKLHMERNLLPIFRNKVKLVFSELDEADAAILGASALVWEK
- a CDS encoding PepSY-associated TM helix domain-containing protein, producing the protein MRKKHHHKKKPSTFKKWIGKLHLWLGLGIGFLIFIISITGALYVFKDEIENFTRKEVIYHNEQQIDQKQVLPIRVLEKAVVEQVKEKYPVHWVNIPIDKKMSYLFYWYEHDPKGWNYFDEFPIYKVAYVNPYNGKVLGTYDEKNGFFQIVKMIHWSYLLKQSWGTYLVGIPVIIFIIMLISGIILWWPKNKAARKQRFSFKWQNVKGWKRKNYDLHNVLGFYASIFALIFSITGLFYAFFVVQAAIYFIFSGGETAYPDFSSIKTKAPIEMRTEGTLDKISNTVKAKYPDSYGFSIDLGHEHMDDHEHPNFEVYVKHLSYSYHKSSSLIFDENSGELLHTHDMKDKNFGEKAVGANYDIHVGSILGLPTKIIAFIVSLICASLPVTGFMIWWGRRKKKKVKTT
- a CDS encoding TonB-dependent receptor, with product MKKTILAAAGLASATIFAQHSDTLRVKDVDEVVMTASRKKENIKEIPGSVTIVNQKQIQSQLTVNSDVTSILQYTVPSLATSSGQTSNTGQTLRGRQVLVLIDGIPQSTPLRNGARDLRVIDPSVIERIEVIKGASSIYGNGADGGIINYITRKSSGEKKISGISQAGITGQPYGGTLGFRASQLLSGKITKNFDYVASFAYERAGYMKDADGINLSPTYSTAKMDNYNGMLKLGYNLNENNRIEASYIGYASKSDLNLGLKTGKYGLIPTIGEGQGKGLETTPQGTPRNHNLKLSYDNKRIWQGTSLNVNLYLQDFRTVYGYSDTFFNGGQSNVISKKYGARANFDTQLWNTRNSQAEMIYGVDILNDQTVQKLEDGRYWTPDMNMTNIAPFMLVKIDLMKKLTIKGGLRYENIRVKVGDFNTLSTIKNDGTFTQSIFVKGGDLEYNAVVGNVGIRYNINQAINIFGSFSQAYSINELGRILRTSTSETINNLETKPIIVNNYEFGATGQITKWLNYELTSYVSTSKLGATFIQSPDRALTIQRAPEVVYGVEGFLHFSPTQWISFGGSYSWMEGITSPKDDGDYSTRINNSRISAPKVLAYIQARPVDKLSIGLDMLHAFEQDRFQPNVKTGLFVYGEGKVPAYTVFNFKSSYDLNKNWKLSLGIENLFNKMYQPAIAWWAARDSDFTNALGMRGTFIIEYKF
- a CDS encoding PepSY-associated TM helix domain-containing protein yields the protein MRKRHHHKKKPSFIKKWSAKLHLWFGLAVGIIVFIVSLSGSLYVFKDEIQGVLRKDVIYVEAKTITHQPLSIETLKEKVSLEINEKLPISSVEIPLDKNKSYEFLYYEKDKKAWNYFDEVKINTVVYVNPYNGEILGVYDEKYDIFPILKSIHWSLLLKTDLGKYVVGIPVVLFIMMLITGIILWWPKNKTARKGRFRFSWKNITTWKRKNYDLHNILGFYASFIALILSLSGIYFSFPWVKNAFHFALSGSAELPKEKEIKSPDSLLSAKKSVFDLTAKETKELYVSSSSFRIPLNGKNKKGKDLKNIPVTVYGEDGKFAIRSQLVFDKYSGKLLMNKPHQQLTTAEKYANANYDIHAGSYFGIFGKIIWFITGLICTSLPVTGFLIWWGKRKKKGIRKLS